The following are encoded together in the Cicer arietinum cultivar CDC Frontier isolate Library 1 chromosome 2, Cicar.CDCFrontier_v2.0, whole genome shotgun sequence genome:
- the LOC113785486 gene encoding uncharacterized protein produces the protein MGGLVFLGALLVQVSAENTPRVGSDKPRDLGGVQLNEHDRGGLVLSLNARLLDLRETSEEFPKAKDLLKKEFEIKDLGKTKSQDVDEDPFRSQLEDKDLLGLDVSYVSAFRALMYLANYTCPDISFYVNLLTRYSFSPTQRYWNEVKHILRYHRGTIDMGLFYSRVHKLELVSYANANYLLDPYNGGTTIS, from the exons atgggggGATTAGTATTTCTTGGAGCATTacttgtacaggtgtctgctgAGAATACTCCAAGG gtagggtctgacaagcctagggATCTCGGAGGAGTGCAACTAAATGAGCATGATCGTGGTGGTCTAGTGTTGAGCCTTAacgcaagattgttagaccttagaG AAACTTCTGAAGAGTTTCCAAAAGCTAAAGATTTATTGAAGAAAGAGTTTGAGATAAAGGACTTGGGAAAGACAAA GTCACAAGATGTGGATGAAGATCCTTTTAGATCTCAATTAGAGGATAAAGATCTACTTGGTCTTGATGTATCATATGTTAGTGCGTTCAGAGCATTGATGTATCTTGCTAATTACACATGTCCTGATATATCATTTTATGTCAATCTACTAACAAGATATAGTTTTTCACCTACACAAAGATATTGGAACGAAGTCAAGCATATACTTCGTTACCATAGAGGTACAATAGATATGGGTTTGTTTTATTCCAGAGTACACAAACTAGAACTAGTTAGCTATGCAAAtgcaaattatttattagatcctTATAACGGTGGTACAACCATTTCATAG